From the Trichoplusia ni isolate ovarian cell line Hi5 chromosome 1, tn1, whole genome shotgun sequence genome, the window GGCATGTCAGGGTACCAGCCACAAAGTTGTAGTTGATAGCTACAGGTGGTCGCGCTTTCAACTCAtctcgttttgtttgtttttgtttgttttgttttataatgatatcaggactttataataatttcaactaCTGTTTTAAAGTAGTGACTAGTGacgtttttttgtaattttctagaatttgtattttgtagagCCTAAGCAATGATCCAGTGACCGACTCGGTGATAGGTATTCAAAATTTCTTAAATTTCACATAAGCTTGAAAACATACCTTTATTAAGTTTggccaaaataataatttttgtttaagtatttgtaaacgataaaataattttatcgaaGTGCCcgcagttttattttagttttattaattaaaacttgcttTAATCTTGATTTCTAAGTCTACTACTGGGAAATCATCAGGCAccacttttataataaatacttttataacaatttaaaataatatatcgaaatctatatttattaaagtgaAAAGGCTCATACTTGcactactataaaaaatatgacgtTTAATTTTCTGTATTTTGCCATCTTGCAATTTCTAGCAGTATTGACAACCGTTCAATATATTCTCCATCTCTTTTTTTCCAGCGAGAGCTGTGTATATCAGAGAAGGTAAGAAAACAATTATCGTACTACGTAAAACCAACTTCACTCATCATAGTCACAAGACCTCTCAGCTGAGGCTGCCTTCAATTTACTGTTTTTCCcaaatattaagtttttcgATTCTTCTTTGGCTAAAACAGACGTGATTATCAATTCTGTAGCCAAAATGGCTAACTTTGGGGATGAAAATGTTAGTCAGCTTATGCCGTCGCTAGGTGATGAAAAAATCGGTAAGTTTCATCTCTCTTGTAAGACAGTTTTGTAACTCTACTGAACATTTAGTTCGGAGACATTAAATATCCATGCCATGTACCTATTTCAGATATGATTGCTGCCACCAGCGTCTTGCAAATCCGAGCCAGTGATATCCGCCAAACTCAGATCAACTGGCAGTCTTATCTGCAGTGAGTATTGATTCTCACACACAGTAAGCTATTCTCTTTGAACTTAGTTCAAtctaaataaatgtcatttgtCAGGTCACAGATGATCACGCAGCGTGACCATGACTTCATTGTGAATTTGGATCAGCGTGGCCAAAAAGAGTTGCCTGACAAGCAGCCCGAGCTTTGTGCTGATGTGTTTCTTAACTTGATCACTCACATCAGCAAGGACAACACTATCCAGTATCTGCTTGTTCTGATTGATGACATCCTCTCTGTAAGTACAGTGCATACCACCACACCTTATCTTTTTCTGTGTCtacttgaaatttaaaattgaatagtAAGGGCTTTGTTGTTTACATTCAATTCATAATTAAGGAGGGTTGTATCTTTAAAGATATGATTTTATGATTGACACaacttattttgtattttatactattttaaattatgattgtaattttacttttataggAAGACAAAGCCAGAGTGAAGATCTTCCGTGAGAGGTCTGCAGGAAATGCTTGGCAGCCATTCCTCAACCTGCTGAACCGTCAAGATGAGTTTGTTCAGCATATGACTGCTCGTATCATTGCCAAGCTCGCCTGCTGGCACCCTCAGCTGATGGAGAAGAGTGACCTTCACTTCTACCTCTCCTGGCTCAAGGATCAACTTAAAATGAACGTAAGTCATCCCTTACTAATAACTCATACATTTATCCCATAAAACAAACAGGTTTTTGATATGCATGAAATTGGAAATGCCATTATGCATGACATGTGTGTCAAGTATTTATACCAAACGGATGACATGATTAGAATATTttgtgatgtattttttttatgattgaatTTACGATGAAGTATGCATGTGTTGTCAAAGCTTTATTGGAGTTTTCATATCATAATACTCAAATATCatacttaaatcaaaatatttaaatcattatgctttttacatttataaaaaccaGCTAATAATATATCACTAACAATCACCTCTTGAATGCCTCCTTTATTAAGGGTTCAATTATATGGATTGAATTTGTATACATGTTATGTAAGTATATTGGTGATAATGTTTTAAGTGTACACTGTAGTTCACTGTACATGTTATAATTcaaatgattgttttaaataaatacacatatacaatgtaaagaaacaatataattagATCAGTGTAAATAGTctacagttaaaaatataatcatgttGAAGATCAGGTGTTACTATAGCTTTCAAGATTCTACCAAGACTGGAGACAatgatgtttattataattgcaaAGCATTGTCAAGGCAACAATGAAGTTATGCCTCTCAAAACATTTATACACATACATTGATATGGCCAAATAAATCCAGAtcattgaaacaatattttgtaccaaacttgattatttataaattttcatattaaattccATAATCATTCATTTACATACATAACCATTCTTCTTTGTCTtctattttacacaaaaaaaaaccttagcAAAAAAAACGGATGCTGTTCTTTGGAATTACTCAACTTCACAGTACTATAAATGTATGGTATGCTTAGTCCTGCCTTACACCAAACTGGTGTGTCTTCATCATCAATGTGTCTAAACTGACTGAAACGTAACACAATGTTGTGAGTATCACGCGAAGCATCACGCATCGTTGGGGCTTTGATGACGAGGGTGAATTATGATTGAGAGGTTTGTTTTCTGGTAAGGCGGAGAAAATGTCTGCCGAGTTAGAGCATGCCGAGCAGGTTATGTTGCTGCACGAGAAACAGCATTTCGCCGCCGATAAACCTCAGAAACATCACCATCACAAGGATAAAGACCATTCTGACGCTGGCCCAGAGAAGTACTCGAGCCTTTACAGCTCTTTTGATGAGCTGAAGCCGCTCGACCACTTGCCGCCTGGCCTGCACAAGGTACCATGTCACGTGTAGATGTCGACACGACAATGAGTGTTAAACAAATCCCTTGTgttataacaaaacaatgacTAACTGTTTTTGTAAGTATGTAGGCGTCTTTTAACAAGTTGTGAACTCTTTCTAACTGAATGTGTTTTAATAGTTGATATTGCAtgcttacattaatattattgttcatTACACTCACACAAACTAGGAGGATGTGAAGGTATGTGCATTATGCATGCAGGCTTTTAGGATGtcgctttttttaataaattgtatgaattatatttatacacaaacatattatttgatgcattattttgtttagttaatatattatttataaagtattttaattatttatgttttaattttattgcaataaatttaaatatatgctGGGTTAATACAATACAGCGAGTGTGCTtatcttttctttaaataaatttactaattaattgttataatttgttttacaaaattgaatacaTCTTCtcgtttctttaataaaaacaggTGTTATCTGTTGTACCGTACGAATAATGCGTACTTTTGTAACTGCTTTAAAACTTGAAAAGCttttaatgcatttaaatatttttgggataGATTAGGAACTATCTAGTTGtcagtataatatattatgagaaTGTTGTACACAGCACAATGACTACATCCAATCTGTTGCCCGCTGTCTGCAAATGATGCTCCGTCTGGACGAATACCGCTTCGCGTTCCTGTCTGTTGACGGCATCTCCACTTTGCTGTCTATCCTGGCCTCCAGGGTCAACTTCCAGGTAAGAAGTGAACTATCTACTGTTTCTAATATACTAGcaacattaaattttaagataattaatcttaaaatttaatgtcTTTGTGAGGACTTCACTTCCTTCTACGTTATTACAATAGTCTTTCTCAGCTCCCTTggatgattttttaataatcattatattCGTTTacagtcttttaaaaaaaaatctaaatatttttgccaGGTGCAATACCAGCTGGTGTTCTGTCTGTGGGTGCTGACATTCAACCCACTGTTAGCCGAGAAGATGAACAAGTTCAACGCCATACCCATCCTGGCTGACATCCTTAGCGACTCCGTCAAGGAGAAGGTTACTCGCATCGTCCTCGCTGTCTTCAGGAACCTCATTGAGAAGCCAGAAGACCAACAGGTAACTAAGACAATTTTATGTCTATTCTgcattatgttaattaattgttagtATAAACTCTGTGATAATACAACACTGAAATGTTAATCTTTATTTGTTTGGTTCTAGGTGGCAAAGGAACACTGCATTGCTATGGTCCAATGCAAAGTATTGAAGCAGCTCTCCATCTTGGAGCAGAAGCGCTCTGACGATGAAGACATTATGAATGACGTTGAATTCCTTAACGAACGCCTCCAAGCCTCGGTACAAGACCTCAGTTCTTTCGATCAATACGCTACTGAAGTTAAGAGCGGCCGGTAAGTCATGGTTTATGATCTCTTCGTCATTTTGGTTCAGAACCCTGTATGGTATAAAATATGCTTTATAGTGTGTATTATTGTAGTGTGTTCCTATAACTGAAACTTGCAAACGAGATAGGCTAAGGAGAAGGTTCGTGATGATATCAATCTCTTCTTGAAACAGGCGTTAAGTGTCACAGTACAGAACAATGTGGCGAAGAATACTCAATAGGGAAGACTTAATACTTTAATCTAGCTGTAAAACACAGATAGgacaagtaaaatgttttatgtttctaATGCGGTAAGcagtagcttcaataggagactgaccgacagactgacactagtttttaatattgttcatatgTGACTTGTTCTGACgatcaaaagtgccatatattggtctaattgaaataaagaattactTTGACTTTGAATGGGAATGTTATTACATTTGCAGTTTGGAATGGTCCCCCGTGCACAAGTCGGCGAAGTTCTGGCGCGAGAACGCGGCGCGGCTCAACGAGCGCGGCCAGGAGCTGCTGCGCACGCTCGTGCACCTGCTGGAGCGCAGCCAGGACCCCATCGTGCTCGCCGTCGCCTGCTACGACATCGGGGAGTACGTGCGCCACTACCCGCGCGGCAAGCAGTCAGTACTCGCACACTTATTACTGTACTACGATAGCTAGCAAAACATACGGCAATAAGCTACCAAACAATCTACTCTAATTGGATATAAAGAGTCTTTATTAGCAACTTGTGCTAATGGTTAGACGCGTTCCCGTATAGTAGCAGTCGctatttattgtattacatACCATTATATGATACGGAATGTTTAACTGTCATAGCGGATAAATTTGGTGGTATTTAACTAGTTctaatgtttcattattatcttaattgaGATACGATTTAGCATCAAGCctttttctttaatgaaataaaagcatGCTCAAACACATTAAATGTGTTTGAGCATGATATCTatgataaattttatcataGATACCTATTACATAATCTGTATATTTGCCAGGTTTTGACTATTTTGTATGAGGTTCTTTTTTCAATCCTTTATTACGATGGAAATAACAACCCCTATATTTTACGTAACATGCTCATAAATTAATTCTGCTTTCttcattattgtaattattccCGACAGTATTATTGAGCAGTTGGGCGGAAAGCAGCGCGTTATGTACCTGCTGAGCCACGATGACCCCAACGTAAGATACGAGGCCCTATTAGCCGTGCAGAAACTCATGGTTCACAACTGGTGAGTATTATATAATACATCGTCCACATTCATACAAATACTGAAAATGCAGGTTTAGTCAAGTTTTCCCCGTTAATGTAAATGTTACGTAGCGTACTCGTAACAGAGTCTCGTTCAATTTCATTGTTTGATTAGAAAGTGAAAATAAGACATACTCTTTAAGATAGTTATCATAATCTTAAAGCTGTGTACTGATAAGTGAGTGATATAACCGTGATGACGTCATCTCATCTGAATGTTGACTCGTGTGATTTACTAGAGAGACTGATTTTAACCTTGgattataaagttattatattttaagagttaaatatacaataatttattgattgaggCAGTTAACTGTTAAGAAGGCTAACACATAGGATCTGGGTGTGTCTTGTtgtacaaacacatattaaataacaacaactGATGCATTTCAGTAGTATGTttgatttggatttttttattgttgttgggCATTGGTTTAGAGACGCTAAACTAAGTTTTTTTGGACAAAAGAACACACCGTTTTAGGTGTTGGAGGTGTAcaaatttgtatattatttcattttatgttttcctTTTCTAGGGAATACCTTGGAAAGCAACTGGAGAAAGAACAAATCGACAAGCAGGCTGGCACTGTAGTTGGAGCTAAGGCttaaaatgttatatatttaaatgaaatatttaattcgtTGTTATTATTGTTGTCTTGAATGATACCGGGCTTACATATACAGTAGCTacattacgtaataaataatgtaaataatttgctACAGTTCATTCTGACTaacttattatttgtttaaacatacatcaaaatgtaaattgaatgatttattactatagagttatataaaatatgaaatgacgCTAAGTTTTCGAAACATTTAGTGTACACATTCCTTTAaaggtttattatattactgaataaaatattatgaaagatattgtataaaaatatgtattcaataacTTGAAATTGTTAGAATTTTAGCTGTTTGTGATGTGATAACTGGCTACATCagtatttttgtgaataaagtTCATCATAATTATATGGTTTTGGATTATCATTTCTAATACTATCCTTAAGTTTTGTACTGGATTAATCTCTGTGAATTGCTTTGTTCTTCACTTAGGCTAGCCATACAAAATGCCATACCATACAAAATGATTTGCGTTCATAAAACGTTATGGCCggtattgaaattttaatttttattattattaaactgacttcactgaattaaattattataatgagcaAGCTAAATAAATGGCGCACTGAAAGACAGCAACAAAACGTCTTATTACTTTACTTTACCGGTATGAGtgcatctttatttaaattaaacaaaaaaggatTAGTTTAATATGCTTGAATTTTTAGTAACCTATTTCTCATGAATCATTAAATTTCGAGTTACAACACTTAAGGCTTGACAGCTGCCAAAATTGTTTACAAGAAGTGTCAAGAAGTGAAGATTCTAACCTAAATCTTGGTTTTGTTGTTGTAACAAATTTTCTGCTCCTAGAACCGGCTTTTTCGCAAGCCCAGTTAAACATGGAGAATGTGTTGGTGCTTAAAGATTATAAAACGGTTCCAGATATTGTGCATGAATACAGCCCTACCCTAAAGTTTGGCCATATACCGTTGGTAATTGATAATGGTAATGATCaataatattcttgttttaaatgcttcatgaatataaatataatggcTCAACTTATAACCAATGTTAACTTAATTATACACAAATATAGTTGACCATGTTGTTGTAGGTTCATATCAATGCAGAGTGGGTTGGTCAATAAATGATGAgcctaatttaatttttaagaatttgaTAGCTAGACCTAGAAAAG encodes:
- the LOC113492751 gene encoding V-type proton ATPase subunit H isoform X2 → MDPKSKDTEDTFNPRAVYIREDMIAATSVLQIRASDIRQTQINWQSYLQSQMITQRDHDFIVNLDQRGQKELPDKQPELCADVFLNLITHISKDNTIQYLLVLIDDILSEDKARVKIFRERSAGNAWQPFLNLLNRQDEFVQHMTARIIAKLACWHPQLMEKSDLHFYLSWLKDQLKMNAEKMSAELEHAEQVMLLHEKQHFAADKPQKHHHHKDKDHSDAGPEKYSSLYSSFDELKPLDHLPPGLHKHNDYIQSVARCLQMMLRLDEYRFAFLSVDGISTLLSILASRVNFQVQYQLVFCLWVLTFNPLLAEKMNKFNAIPILADILSDSVKEKVTRIVLAVFRNLIEKPEDQQVAKEHCIAMVQCKVLKQLSILEQKRSDDEDIMNDVEFLNERLQASVQDLSSFDQYATEVKSGRLEWSPVHKSAKFWRENAARLNERGQELLRTLVHLLERSQDPIVLAVACYDIGEYVRHYPRGKHIIEQLGGKQRVMYLLSHDDPNVRYEALLAVQKLMVHNWEYLGKQLEKEQIDKQAGTVVGAKA
- the LOC113492751 gene encoding V-type proton ATPase subunit H isoform X3 yields the protein MANFGDENVSQLMPSLGDEKIDMIAATSVLQIRASDIRQTQINWQSYLQSQMITQRDHDFIVNLDQRGQKELPDKQPELCADVFLNLITHISKDNTIQYLLVLIDDILSEDKARVKIFRERSAGNAWQPFLNLLNRQDEFVQHMTARIIAKLACWHPQLMEKSDLHFYLSWLKDQLKMNHNDYIQSVARCLQMMLRLDEYRFAFLSVDGISTLLSILASRVNFQVQYQLVFCLWVLTFNPLLAEKMNKFNAIPILADILSDSVKEKVTRIVLAVFRNLIEKPEDQQVAKEHCIAMVQCKVLKQLSILEQKRSDDEDIMNDVEFLNERLQASVQDLSSFDQYATEVKSGRLEWSPVHKSAKFWRENAARLNERGQELLRTLVHLLERSQDPIVLAVACYDIGEYVRHYPRGKHIIEQLGGKQRVMYLLSHDDPNVRYEALLAVQKLMVHNWEYLGKQLEKEQIDKQAGTVVGAKA
- the LOC113492751 gene encoding V-type proton ATPase subunit H isoform X1; this translates as MANFGDENVSQLMPSLGDEKIDMIAATSVLQIRASDIRQTQINWQSYLQSQMITQRDHDFIVNLDQRGQKELPDKQPELCADVFLNLITHISKDNTIQYLLVLIDDILSEDKARVKIFRERSAGNAWQPFLNLLNRQDEFVQHMTARIIAKLACWHPQLMEKSDLHFYLSWLKDQLKMNAEKMSAELEHAEQVMLLHEKQHFAADKPQKHHHHKDKDHSDAGPEKYSSLYSSFDELKPLDHLPPGLHKHNDYIQSVARCLQMMLRLDEYRFAFLSVDGISTLLSILASRVNFQVQYQLVFCLWVLTFNPLLAEKMNKFNAIPILADILSDSVKEKVTRIVLAVFRNLIEKPEDQQVAKEHCIAMVQCKVLKQLSILEQKRSDDEDIMNDVEFLNERLQASVQDLSSFDQYATEVKSGRLEWSPVHKSAKFWRENAARLNERGQELLRTLVHLLERSQDPIVLAVACYDIGEYVRHYPRGKHIIEQLGGKQRVMYLLSHDDPNVRYEALLAVQKLMVHNWEYLGKQLEKEQIDKQAGTVVGAKA
- the LOC113492751 gene encoding V-type proton ATPase subunit H isoform X4, with the translated sequence MDPKSKDTEDTFNPRAVYIREDMIAATSVLQIRASDIRQTQINWQSYLQSQMITQRDHDFIVNLDQRGQKELPDKQPELCADVFLNLITHISKDNTIQYLLVLIDDILSEDKARVKIFRERSAGNAWQPFLNLLNRQDEFVQHMTARIIAKLACWHPQLMEKSDLHFYLSWLKDQLKMNHNDYIQSVARCLQMMLRLDEYRFAFLSVDGISTLLSILASRVNFQVQYQLVFCLWVLTFNPLLAEKMNKFNAIPILADILSDSVKEKVTRIVLAVFRNLIEKPEDQQVAKEHCIAMVQCKVLKQLSILEQKRSDDEDIMNDVEFLNERLQASVQDLSSFDQYATEVKSGRLEWSPVHKSAKFWRENAARLNERGQELLRTLVHLLERSQDPIVLAVACYDIGEYVRHYPRGKHIIEQLGGKQRVMYLLSHDDPNVRYEALLAVQKLMVHNWEYLGKQLEKEQIDKQAGTVVGAKA